One region of Faecalibacter bovis genomic DNA includes:
- a CDS encoding FAD-dependent monooxygenase: MTDKNFIIVGAGIAGLCLAKAFEDLNISYTLYEKADEVRGIGAGFGLASNAMKAFEILGYEDKIIPLGHMLEDFEIQNWKEKTILKADTNRLRKNYNTDNFAIHRADLHQFLYQSIDAKNVVVGKKVVDLQQNYEKVILYFDNETSVTADFVIAADGIGSSIRQKLLPKSTPKYAGYICWRGVIKDENYNTKKSIETWGSNGRFGLTPLKDNQIYWYACKNTPLNSEVYQWDLTDIRRNFAEYSGIIRSTLQKTKQEDLITTPIMDLEPIAAYKYNRILLIGDAAHATTPNMGQGACMAVEDVCVLVDELNRNPDDIIKCFENYNKRRLKRTHYIIQTSRLAGKVAQLENKFLTTIRDFTFRKLPTSIAQSPLDDLLEQDFMKI; encoded by the coding sequence ATGACTGATAAGAATTTTATAATTGTTGGTGCCGGAATTGCTGGATTATGCTTAGCCAAAGCATTTGAAGATTTAAATATTTCATACACTTTATATGAAAAAGCTGACGAAGTTCGTGGGATAGGTGCTGGTTTTGGATTAGCATCAAATGCAATGAAAGCATTTGAAATATTAGGTTATGAAGACAAAATTATTCCACTTGGCCACATGTTAGAAGATTTTGAAATTCAGAATTGGAAAGAAAAAACAATTTTAAAAGCTGATACCAACCGATTACGAAAGAATTACAATACTGATAATTTCGCAATACATCGTGCTGATTTACATCAATTTCTATATCAATCTATCGATGCAAAAAATGTAGTTGTAGGAAAAAAAGTTGTTGATTTACAACAAAATTACGAAAAGGTAATTCTATACTTTGATAATGAGACTTCAGTTACAGCTGATTTTGTAATCGCAGCTGATGGTATAGGTTCATCAATTAGACAAAAATTACTTCCTAAATCTACTCCAAAATACGCTGGCTATATTTGTTGGCGAGGTGTTATCAAAGATGAAAATTACAATACTAAAAAATCTATTGAAACGTGGGGATCAAATGGTCGTTTTGGATTGACTCCATTAAAAGACAATCAAATTTATTGGTATGCATGTAAAAATACTCCTCTAAACAGTGAAGTTTATCAATGGGATTTGACAGATATTAGAAGAAATTTTGCTGAATATTCTGGTATTATTCGTTCTACGCTTCAAAAAACAAAACAAGAAGATTTAATTACAACGCCAATTATGGATTTGGAACCAATTGCAGCTTATAAATATAATCGCATATTATTAATTGGAGATGCTGCGCATGCAACAACGCCTAACATGGGCCAAGGTGCTTGTATGGCTGTTGAAGATGTTTGTGTTTTGGTTGACGAATTAAATAGAAATCCTGATGATATTATTAAATGTTTTGAAAACTATAATAAAAGACGATTAAAAAGAACGCATTACATTATTCAAACTTCGAGATTAGCAGGAAAAGTCGCGCAATTAGAGAATAAATTTTTGACAACAATTCGTGATTTTACCTTTAGAAAATTACCAACTTCAATCGCACAAAGTCCATTAGATGATTTATTAGAACAAGATTTTATGAAAATTTAA
- a CDS encoding ATP-dependent helicase has translation MNSQNGTRYLEEVLAIQQTNKPIVSKYLDLKRVVENLAFELTKNESLQFSNLFSKLSFICNTYKVSTKIHSFRATVKKVETQSYQPEELEYFTHLMYVSEFIASIYEVMTPAELMYFFPAKAYYTNKITTRKRIKKMRVQVIEIKMDCLICDYEEVEDGEYITVRIDEDGINERFKSTSKFWIGAQLNLINVSVDEEDIYHPRFIILEPDYLINISSIAECFQDYGTSPMQFIKSKFEESPNSKHIRLGNFANQVVDALTTEGIENTDFDELFMEDFKTNPLEFSSCEDLTNSEKFKEYYQEAKGHYDRIKKVMEEDFKKYDISLDRILLEPSFLCEQFGIQGRLDILDLNPDGKNKIIELKSGSAPFGDHEGVKIKPNHAVQLFLYYQIIGVLFDLEFKDIANHTDGYIFYSKVYSGNLRYDKPNLSRVQSILDLRNLIIINEHILSSGDRNLTENLINQVNVNELIKLKNLNPKFKELVGNQIEAFQLPIKTSTPLEKEYFYSFASFIAKEQYLGQLGLGQSNSNNGLASLWLNTFDEKARNYEIIYDLVIQENSIHQDKRQIVLKRTNPANDFISIREGDICVLYPRNNNGETALSNQIFKCTIRSIKKDSITLQFRYKQPNTHFFDTLGTDTKWALERDFMDNSFISMYRNIYAFMKSKSDTKQLLLNQREPINPLDYNFHKDYLSEEQNRILKKALSCEDYFLLNGPPGTGKTSIIINELVKELYQNSKSNILLLAYTNRAVDELCESINDAIDDSINQKFIRIGSELTTSPEHHKNLLNVIIRKKEEELKQIGEKFTRKTIIDLIQNQRIFISTVASITNKSDILKLKKFDTIIIDEASQILEPQIIGILPKTKRFIMIGDHKQLPAIVLQSPELSKTNSEKLEEIGLVNRKNSLFERLYEFCEKNKYENAYDQLTYQGRMHYEIADFPNQHFYGGKLNVAYDLEHLNNDAKQNLARQRAELNLKSFENNHLQELLTTKRFAFLEVEEHPSLPKTNYQEADLVVELVREIIKIYNFNQKEFNPKKTIGIIAPFRNQIALIKQKLELANIPDFDQITVDTVERYQGSQRDIIIYSFAVTHFAQLNSLVNMNDNGDVDRKLNVALTRAKEQLFLIGNKYILKENQILNNLIFYLDYRQSLLTVSLI, from the coding sequence ATGAATTCACAGAACGGAACTCGTTATTTAGAGGAAGTTTTAGCCATACAACAAACTAACAAGCCAATAGTTTCTAAATATTTAGACCTAAAACGTGTGGTTGAAAATTTGGCTTTCGAATTAACTAAAAACGAAAGTTTACAATTCTCGAATCTTTTCTCTAAACTTTCGTTTATTTGTAATACATACAAAGTTTCTACAAAAATTCATTCGTTTCGTGCAACAGTTAAAAAAGTCGAAACACAATCTTATCAGCCAGAAGAATTAGAATATTTTACACATTTAATGTATGTTTCGGAGTTTATTGCTTCAATTTACGAAGTCATGACTCCTGCAGAATTAATGTACTTTTTTCCTGCAAAAGCCTATTATACAAATAAAATCACTACGCGCAAACGCATTAAAAAAATGCGTGTTCAGGTGATTGAAATTAAGATGGATTGTTTGATTTGTGATTACGAAGAAGTTGAAGACGGCGAATATATTACAGTTCGAATTGATGAAGATGGAATCAATGAACGTTTTAAATCAACTTCTAAATTCTGGATTGGCGCACAACTGAATTTGATTAATGTTTCGGTTGATGAAGAAGATATTTATCACCCAAGATTTATCATTTTAGAACCTGATTATTTAATCAATATTTCCTCTATTGCTGAATGTTTCCAAGATTATGGAACTTCTCCTATGCAATTTATTAAAAGCAAATTTGAAGAATCTCCGAATTCAAAACACATCCGATTAGGAAATTTTGCCAATCAAGTTGTTGATGCTTTAACCACTGAAGGAATTGAAAACACAGATTTCGATGAGCTTTTTATGGAAGATTTTAAAACAAATCCGTTAGAATTTTCGTCTTGTGAAGACTTAACTAATTCAGAAAAATTTAAAGAATATTACCAAGAAGCCAAAGGCCATTACGATCGTATAAAAAAAGTAATGGAAGAAGATTTTAAAAAGTATGATATTTCATTAGATCGCATCCTTTTAGAACCTTCTTTTTTGTGTGAACAATTTGGGATTCAAGGTCGTTTAGATATTTTAGATTTAAATCCTGATGGTAAAAATAAAATTATAGAATTAAAATCTGGAAGTGCTCCTTTTGGAGATCATGAAGGTGTGAAAATTAAGCCAAATCATGCGGTTCAGTTATTTTTATATTATCAAATAATTGGTGTATTATTCGATTTAGAATTTAAAGATATTGCGAATCATACTGATGGTTACATTTTCTATTCTAAAGTTTATTCTGGAAATTTACGTTACGACAAACCTAATTTAAGTCGAGTTCAATCGATCTTAGATTTAAGAAATTTAATCATTATTAATGAACATATTTTAAGTTCTGGTGATAGAAATTTAACTGAAAATTTAATTAATCAAGTTAATGTAAATGAGCTAATTAAGTTAAAAAACTTAAACCCAAAGTTTAAGGAATTAGTTGGTAATCAGATAGAAGCATTTCAGCTTCCGATAAAAACAAGCACACCCTTAGAAAAAGAATATTTCTATAGTTTTGCAAGCTTTATTGCGAAAGAACAATATTTGGGGCAATTAGGACTTGGACAATCAAATTCGAATAACGGATTAGCAAGTTTGTGGTTGAATACATTTGATGAAAAAGCTAGAAATTATGAAATCATTTATGATTTAGTGATTCAAGAAAATTCTATTCATCAAGACAAACGACAAATTGTTTTGAAGCGTACCAATCCGGCAAACGATTTTATATCAATTCGCGAAGGAGATATTTGCGTACTATATCCAAGAAACAACAATGGAGAAACAGCATTATCAAATCAAATTTTTAAATGTACAATTCGTTCAATTAAAAAAGATTCAATCACACTTCAATTCAGATATAAACAACCAAATACTCACTTCTTTGACACATTAGGAACTGATACCAAATGGGCTTTAGAACGTGATTTTATGGATAATTCATTCATATCAATGTATAGAAATATTTATGCATTTATGAAAAGTAAATCCGACACCAAACAATTATTACTTAATCAACGAGAACCAATTAATCCTTTGGATTATAATTTCCATAAAGATTATTTATCTGAAGAACAAAATCGCATCTTGAAAAAAGCACTTTCTTGCGAGGATTATTTCTTATTAAATGGCCCTCCAGGAACGGGTAAAACTTCAATCATCATCAATGAATTGGTCAAAGAATTATACCAAAATTCTAAGTCCAATATATTGCTGTTAGCCTATACCAATCGTGCCGTAGATGAATTGTGTGAAAGTATAAATGATGCAATTGATGATTCAATCAACCAGAAATTTATTCGAATCGGAAGCGAATTAACAACTTCGCCTGAACATCATAAAAATTTATTGAATGTTATTATTCGTAAAAAAGAAGAAGAATTAAAACAAATTGGCGAAAAATTTACTCGTAAAACAATTATTGATTTAATTCAAAATCAACGAATTTTCATTTCAACAGTGGCTTCTATTACCAATAAATCGGATATTTTAAAGCTTAAAAAATTCGATACGATTATTATTGATGAAGCTTCACAGATCTTAGAACCTCAAATCATTGGAATTTTACCAAAAACTAAACGCTTTATTATGATTGGAGATCATAAACAATTACCTGCTATTGTTTTACAATCTCCTGAATTATCTAAAACAAATTCTGAAAAACTAGAAGAAATCGGATTAGTAAACCGTAAAAATTCTTTATTTGAAAGATTATATGAGTTTTGTGAGAAAAATAAATATGAAAATGCCTACGATCAATTAACTTATCAAGGTCGTATGCATTACGAAATTGCTGATTTTCCGAACCAACATTTTTATGGAGGAAAGTTGAACGTAGCTTATGATTTGGAACATTTAAATAATGATGCAAAGCAAAATTTAGCTCGACAACGTGCAGAATTGAATTTAAAATCGTTTGAAAACAATCATTTGCAAGAGCTTTTAACAACTAAACGTTTTGCATTTTTAGAAGTTGAAGAGCATCCATCGTTACCAAAAACAAATTACCAAGAAGCTGATTTGGTTGTTGAATTGGTAAGAGAAATTATTAAAATATATAACTTCAATCAAAAAGAATTCAATCCTAAAAAGACGATCGGTATTATTGCTCCATTTAGAAATCAAATTGCTTTAATAAAACAAAAATTAGAATTAGCTAACATTCCTGATTTCGACCAAATTACGGTAGATACAGTTGAACGTTACCAAGGAAGCCAACGAGATATTATCATTTATAGTTTTGCTGTAACACATTTTGCACAGTTAAATTCTTTAGTTAATATGAATGATAATGGTGATGTTGATAGAAAATTAAATGTGGCTTTAACTAGAGCGAAGGAACAATTATTCTTGATTGGGAATAAATATATTCTAAAAGAAAATCAAATCCTTAATAATTTGATTTTCTACTTAGATTATCGTCAGTCATTACTGACAGTAAGTTTAATTTAG
- a CDS encoding dipeptidase — MNNTQKFIQENKDRFLDELIELLKIPSISADTAYTQDVINTADLIAKYLTDAGADNVEICETEGFPVVYGEKIVDPTKPTVLVYGHYDVQPADPLELWESGPFEPVIKKTEIHPDGAIFARGSADDKGQMFMHVKAFEALNKSNELPCNVKFMIEGEEEIGSPSLVNFVKNNKEKLKNDVILISDTSMISNEQPSISIGLRGLSYVEVEVKGANRDMHSGVYGGAVPNPLNILAGMIAKLINEKGEITIPGFYDNVIELTEEERAEMAKIPFNIDDYKKSIGIADIQGEEGYTTIERTSIRPTLDVNGMWGGYIGEGAKTVIPSMAYAKISMRLVPGQDHEDITRKFVEYFPTLAPSSVEVVVKPHHGGKPYILPTTDKGYIAAKKALAETFEKEALPERAGGSIPIVALFEEELGTKSVLMGFGLNSDVIHSPNEHYGLFNFYKGIETIPYFFKYYTEE; from the coding sequence ATGAACAATACGCAAAAATTTATACAAGAAAATAAAGATAGATTTCTTGATGAATTAATCGAATTACTTAAAATACCTTCAATTAGTGCAGATACAGCTTATACACAGGATGTTATAAATACTGCTGATTTAATCGCTAAATATTTAACAGACGCTGGTGCTGATAATGTAGAAATTTGTGAAACTGAAGGTTTCCCAGTTGTTTATGGAGAAAAAATTGTAGATCCTACAAAACCAACTGTTTTAGTGTACGGACACTATGATGTACAACCAGCTGATCCTTTAGAATTATGGGAATCAGGACCTTTTGAACCTGTTATCAAAAAAACAGAAATTCATCCAGATGGAGCAATTTTTGCACGTGGATCTGCTGATGATAAAGGTCAAATGTTTATGCATGTGAAAGCTTTTGAAGCTTTAAACAAATCTAACGAATTACCTTGTAACGTTAAGTTTATGATTGAAGGTGAAGAAGAAATTGGTTCACCATCTTTAGTTAACTTCGTTAAAAACAATAAAGAGAAATTAAAAAACGACGTGATTTTAATTTCTGATACTTCAATGATTTCTAACGAGCAACCATCAATCTCAATTGGATTACGTGGATTATCTTATGTAGAAGTTGAAGTTAAAGGAGCTAATCGCGATATGCACTCAGGTGTTTATGGTGGTGCAGTTCCAAATCCATTGAATATTTTAGCTGGTATGATTGCTAAATTAATCAATGAAAAAGGAGAAATTACGATTCCAGGTTTTTACGATAATGTAATCGAATTAACGGAAGAAGAAAGAGCTGAAATGGCTAAAATCCCTTTCAACATTGATGATTACAAAAAATCAATTGGAATTGCTGACATTCAAGGTGAAGAAGGTTATACAACGATAGAAAGAACTTCTATTCGCCCAACTTTAGATGTTAATGGAATGTGGGGTGGTTACATTGGTGAAGGTGCAAAAACTGTTATTCCATCAATGGCTTATGCTAAAATTTCTATGCGTTTAGTTCCAGGTCAAGACCATGAAGATATTACACGCAAATTTGTAGAATATTTCCCTACTCTTGCTCCATCTTCTGTAGAAGTTGTAGTAAAACCTCATCACGGTGGTAAACCATATATTTTACCAACTACTGATAAAGGTTATATTGCTGCTAAAAAAGCTTTAGCTGAAACTTTTGAAAAAGAGGCTTTACCAGAAAGAGCTGGAGGATCAATTCCAATTGTAGCATTATTTGAAGAAGAATTAGGAACAAAATCTGTATTAATGGGATTCGGATTAAACTCTGATGTGATCCACTCTCCTAACGAACATTATGGTTTATTCAATTTCTATAAAGGAATTGAAACTATTCCATACTTCTTTAAATATTATACTGAAGAGTAA
- a CDS encoding DUF4286 family protein yields the protein MILYNTTFVVEDSVHDEWLPWFKETHINDYLNTKCFLGARLGQITSHAEPGFQTYSIQFFVNDDLTLDQFKNNFLSDIQQKSLEKFATKVLSFSTEMDHLGDFSL from the coding sequence ATGATATTATATAATACAACTTTTGTTGTTGAAGATAGTGTACACGATGAGTGGTTGCCGTGGTTTAAAGAAACGCACATAAATGATTATCTAAATACGAAGTGTTTTTTAGGAGCCAGATTAGGTCAAATTACTTCACATGCAGAACCAGGATTTCAAACATATTCTATCCAGTTTTTTGTAAATGACGATTTGACTTTGGATCAATTTAAAAATAATTTTTTATCTGATATTCAACAAAAATCATTAGAAAAATTTGCTACAAAGGTACTTTCATTTTCTACCGAAATGGATCATTTAGGAGATTTTAGTTTATAA
- a CDS encoding lipocalin family protein has protein sequence MRKNNLLLFSTIALSTLLFLSSCSVKVPDHVKPVSYFNSKDYSGKWYEIARFDFKYEKDMSNVTAEYTINEDGSIKVVNRGFDYIKNEWKEKIGKAKFNGPITQGALKVSFFGPFYAGYNVVAMDPNYQTALVFGESTDYIWILSRTKTISEETKQNYLKKAKEAGYDLDRLVWTEHDKD, from the coding sequence ATGAGAAAAAACAATTTACTATTATTTAGCACAATTGCACTATCAACTCTTTTATTCTTATCTTCTTGTAGTGTAAAAGTTCCTGATCATGTAAAACCAGTATCATATTTTAACTCCAAAGATTATAGCGGAAAATGGTATGAAATTGCACGTTTTGATTTCAAATACGAAAAAGATATGAGCAATGTAACTGCTGAATATACGATAAATGAAGATGGATCTATCAAAGTTGTAAATCGTGGTTTTGATTACATCAAAAATGAATGGAAAGAAAAAATTGGAAAAGCTAAATTCAATGGACCAATCACACAAGGTGCTCTTAAAGTTTCATTTTTTGGACCTTTTTATGCCGGTTATAATGTGGTTGCAATGGATCCTAATTATCAAACAGCTTTAGTTTTTGGTGAAAGTACAGACTACATTTGGATTTTATCTCGAACTAAAACAATATCAGAAGAAACTAAACAAAATTACTTAAAGAAAGCCAAAGAAGCTGGATATGATTTAGATCGTTTAGTGTGGACAGAACATGACAAAGATTAA
- a CDS encoding DUF4846 domain-containing protein: MKAIVIGATGATGKPLVQELINDSNYQEIVILVRRDAKISHPKVKQIIVDFDQLENYADFIKGDVAFSCLGTTLKDAGSKERQRIIDYNYQLKYAEIASHNQVNSFVLVSSMNADSNSKIFYSKIKGELEDEIKKLNFEQLIIFQPGLLQRPNSNRFGENFGVKAIHLLNSFGLLKKYNPLKVEDLAKSLVRSVTKYPKTKITINTLKGLPLLLLVFMLSCESKSGHKDSNPIQSTEISQENKRNFINTNGSTILDRYNTPDGTERENYSESDFGYFLQNLPLKPYGSSVLYYSGEEKDNQNVYNAVIDLPIGTKDLHQCADAAMRLRADYLYQQKLYKNIAFNFVSDGQPRYYTEYVNGDYSESKYWEYLEHVFNYANTASLKNQLPSVSYQNIKIGDILIQKGNPYGHAVMVVDLAKNDTETYVLIAQSYMPAQELQILNNPNTSDESPWYKIQEGNIYTPEWNFTSDDWKTWE; this comes from the coding sequence ATGAAAGCTATTGTAATTGGTGCCACTGGCGCAACTGGAAAACCTTTAGTGCAAGAATTAATTAATGATTCTAATTATCAAGAAATCGTAATTCTTGTACGTCGTGATGCTAAAATTTCACATCCAAAAGTGAAGCAAATCATTGTAGATTTTGATCAACTCGAAAATTATGCTGATTTCATCAAAGGAGATGTTGCATTTTCGTGTTTAGGTACAACGCTAAAAGATGCTGGGAGTAAAGAAAGACAACGAATTATTGATTATAATTACCAATTAAAATATGCAGAAATTGCTAGTCATAATCAAGTCAATTCTTTTGTTTTAGTTTCTAGTATGAATGCTGATAGTAATTCAAAAATCTTTTACTCTAAAATAAAAGGTGAACTTGAAGATGAAATTAAAAAATTAAATTTCGAACAATTAATTATTTTTCAACCAGGACTATTACAACGCCCAAATAGTAACCGTTTTGGCGAAAATTTTGGTGTAAAAGCTATTCATTTATTAAATTCATTTGGATTACTAAAAAAATATAATCCGCTAAAAGTTGAAGATTTAGCAAAATCTTTAGTCCGTTCAGTTACAAAATATCCAAAAACAAAAATTACAATTAATACCTTAAAAGGACTTCCTTTACTCCTACTTGTTTTCATGCTTTCATGCGAATCGAAATCTGGTCATAAAGATTCAAATCCTATACAATCCACTGAAATTTCTCAAGAAAATAAAAGAAATTTTATCAATACAAACGGGAGTACTATTTTGGATAGATATAATACTCCAGACGGAACGGAAAGAGAAAATTACAGCGAATCTGATTTCGGTTATTTCTTGCAAAATTTACCCTTAAAACCTTATGGAAGTAGCGTTTTATATTATTCTGGAGAAGAAAAAGACAACCAAAATGTATATAATGCAGTAATTGATTTACCAATTGGAACGAAAGATTTGCATCAATGTGCAGATGCAGCCATGCGTTTACGTGCAGATTATTTATATCAACAAAAACTTTACAAAAATATCGCATTCAACTTCGTTTCGGACGGACAACCACGATATTACACAGAATATGTAAACGGAGATTATTCTGAATCGAAATATTGGGAATATTTAGAACATGTATTCAATTATGCCAATACGGCTTCATTAAAAAATCAATTACCATCTGTTTCTTATCAAAATATAAAAATTGGAGATATTCTGATTCAAAAAGGAAATCCTTATGGTCATGCGGTAATGGTTGTTGATTTAGCTAAAAATGATACTGAAACATATGTTTTAATTGCACAAAGCTACATGCCAGCGCAAGAGTTACAAATTTTAAATAATCCAAATACTTCAGATGAATCGCCTTGGTATAAAATTCAAGAAGGAAATATTTATACACCTGAATGGAATTTCACAAGTGATGATTGGAAAACTTGGGAGTAA
- the trmD gene encoding tRNA (guanosine(37)-N1)-methyltransferase TrmD, whose protein sequence is MRIDIITVLPELLVSPFSASIMKRAQDKGLAEIHVHDLREFGKGRYRHVDDYPYGGTSGMVIMCEPLDKMITKLKDEREYDEIIYLTPDGETLNQNMANNLSSAGNLMMICGHYKGIDQRIRDMYVTKEISIGDYVLSGGEFGAIILADSIIRLIPGVIGDETSALSDSFQDNLLAPPVYTRPSDYKGHKVPDVLLSGNFPKIEEWLHEQAIERTKERRPDLLK, encoded by the coding sequence ATGCGAATAGATATTATCACAGTTTTACCTGAATTATTAGTAAGTCCCTTTTCAGCCTCAATTATGAAAAGAGCGCAAGACAAAGGTTTAGCTGAAATTCATGTACATGATTTAAGAGAATTTGGTAAAGGTAGATACCGCCACGTTGATGATTATCCTTATGGTGGAACTTCTGGAATGGTGATTATGTGTGAACCATTAGATAAAATGATTACCAAATTGAAAGATGAACGTGAATATGATGAAATCATTTATTTAACGCCAGATGGTGAAACATTAAACCAAAATATGGCAAATAATTTATCATCTGCAGGTAATTTGATGATGATTTGTGGTCATTACAAAGGGATTGATCAACGTATTCGTGATATGTATGTGACAAAAGAAATTTCGATTGGAGATTATGTACTTTCTGGTGGAGAATTTGGAGCAATTATTTTAGCTGATTCAATTATACGATTAATTCCAGGTGTAATTGGTGATGAAACTTCTGCTCTGTCAGATTCATTTCAAGATAATTTATTAGCGCCACCTGTTTATACACGTCCATCAGATTATAAAGGGCATAAAGTCCCTGATGTTTTACTTTCAGGTAATTTTCCTAAAATTGAAGAATGGTTACACGAACAAGCAATTGAACGTACAAAAGAAAGAAGACCAGATTTACTGAAATAA
- a CDS encoding MgtC/SapB family protein — MDWDVIIKNWENEDLIKIILSLFAGLLLGIEREVKDKSAGFKTITIICLGSTLFTILSFKIGAGDSEDATRIASYVVSGIGFLGAGVIFKDGVNVNGLTTAGIIWISAAIGMSFGFGEYLIGIVFLICSFLIIFFGNLISKNFISKTSFKIISIKFNRDNYDFKNHIINDLSEFCLTVNSRSITVNENDITCIIEITYKVNNLELIENYLVTNDKIIEMDF; from the coding sequence ATGGATTGGGATGTAATAATTAAAAATTGGGAAAATGAAGATTTAATTAAAATCATATTATCCTTATTTGCTGGTTTATTATTAGGGATTGAAAGGGAAGTTAAAGATAAATCTGCAGGTTTTAAAACGATAACAATTATTTGTTTGGGTAGTACATTATTTACGATATTATCCTTTAAAATAGGAGCAGGAGATTCTGAAGATGCGACTCGTATTGCGTCTTATGTTGTTAGTGGAATAGGTTTTTTGGGTGCAGGTGTAATTTTTAAAGATGGTGTTAATGTAAATGGTTTAACTACAGCTGGAATAATTTGGATTTCTGCTGCAATCGGAATGTCATTCGGTTTTGGAGAATATTTAATTGGAATTGTGTTTTTAATATGTAGTTTCTTAATCATATTTTTTGGAAATCTTATTTCTAAAAACTTTATAAGTAAAACTAGTTTTAAAATAATTTCCATTAAATTTAACAGAGATAATTATGATTTTAAAAATCATATTATCAATGATTTAAGTGAGTTTTGTTTAACTGTAAATTCAAGGTCAATTACCGTAAACGAAAATGATATTACATGTATTATTGAAATAACTTACAAAGTAAATAATCTTGAATTAATTGAAAACTATTTGGTTACAAACGATAAAATAATAGAAATGGATTTTTAA
- the hemL gene encoding glutamate-1-semialdehyde 2,1-aminomutase, with product MLYQRSSALFADAQNYIPGGVNSPVRAFKSVGGTPIFISKAEGAYIYDEDGRDYVDYINSWGPMIIGHTHPEVLSATVEQMKKGFSFGTPTELETEIAKLITSVVPNVDMVRMVNSGTEACMSAIRLARGYTNRDKIVKFEGCYHGHSDSFLIKAGSGAATFGNPNSPGVTQGTAKDTLLAEYNNLESVKTLFEQNKGEIAAIIVEPIAGNMGCVVPKEGFLEGLRTLCTENGALLIFDEVMTGFRQAMGGAQERLNINADIVAFGKVIGGGFPVGAFAARKEIMSHLAPLGPVYQAGTLSGNPIAMRAGFTTLNIINNDRELFNRIDKTTEILDIEISKILAEKGIAHHTNRLGSMFSVFFTEDKDINNFNDVATKCNHETFNKFFHHLLSNQVYIAPSGYETWFISDAIKDAEINKTLEAVRSFEL from the coding sequence ATGTTGTATCAAAGAAGTAGTGCATTATTTGCAGATGCACAAAATTATATACCAGGAGGAGTTAATTCACCTGTAAGAGCATTCAAATCAGTTGGTGGAACTCCAATTTTCATTTCTAAAGCAGAAGGTGCATACATTTACGACGAAGATGGTCGTGATTATGTAGATTATATCAATTCTTGGGGTCCAATGATTATTGGTCATACTCATCCAGAAGTTTTATCAGCTACGGTTGAGCAAATGAAGAAAGGTTTTTCTTTCGGAACTCCAACTGAATTAGAAACTGAAATTGCTAAACTTATTACATCTGTTGTACCAAACGTAGACATGGTTCGTATGGTAAATTCAGGTACAGAAGCTTGTATGTCTGCAATTCGTTTAGCACGTGGTTACACTAACCGAGATAAAATTGTAAAATTTGAAGGTTGTTATCACGGACATTCAGATTCATTTTTAATCAAGGCTGGTTCTGGCGCTGCAACATTCGGAAACCCAAATTCTCCAGGAGTTACACAAGGAACAGCAAAAGATACATTATTAGCAGAATATAATAATTTAGAATCTGTTAAAACTTTATTTGAACAAAATAAAGGTGAAATTGCTGCAATAATTGTTGAGCCAATTGCAGGAAACATGGGATGTGTTGTACCAAAAGAAGGTTTCTTAGAAGGATTACGCACTTTATGTACTGAAAACGGAGCCTTATTAATTTTTGATGAAGTAATGACTGGTTTCCGCCAAGCAATGGGTGGTGCACAAGAAAGATTAAACATCAACGCAGATATTGTTGCTTTTGGTAAAGTTATTGGTGGTGGATTCCCAGTAGGTGCATTTGCTGCTCGTAAAGAAATCATGAGCCATTTAGCTCCACTTGGTCCTGTTTATCAAGCAGGTACATTATCAGGAAATCCGATTGCAATGCGCGCTGGTTTTACAACTTTAAATATCATTAATAACGATCGCGAATTATTTAATCGTATAGATAAAACAACTGAAATTTTAGATATTGAAATTTCTAAAATCTTAGCAGAAAAAGGAATCGCACATCATACCAATCGTTTAGGTTCGATGTTCTCAGTTTTCTTTACAGAAGATAAAGACATCAATAATTTTAATGACGTTGCTACAAAATGCAACCACGAAACATTTAATAAATTTTTCCATCATTTATTATCAAATCAAGTTTACATTGCTCCATCTGGATATGAAACTTGGTTTATTTCTGATGCAATCAAAGATGCTGAAATTAATAAAACTTTAGAAGCTGTAAGAAGTTTCGAATTATAA